DNA from Arthrobacter sp. StoSoilB19:
ACACCGAGCCGTCAATGAGGTCGGCGAAGAGCGGGGAGAGCGGGTCCGGCATCTGCTCCACGATGCTCGCCCGGAAGTAGAGCCCGTTGGGATAGGGCACGGGCCAGGTCTCGGGGACGTCGGCCGCGGGTTCGGCCAGTGCGGTGATGGTCCGGGACTGCAGCAGGAAGAACCGGCCGCCGGCCCGCGCCCATTCGACGTCCTGCGGAGACCCGAAGTGGTCCGCGATCCGCTGGCCGTAGCGGGCCAGCTCCGCAGCTGCCGCGTCATCCAGGACAGACGCACGACGGCGGGCTTCCGCCACCGGCTGCTCCCGGGTTCCGTTCTCCACGGGAACGGTCATGACCTCCTTGTCGGCCGTCTGCCGCGAGATGATCCTTCCGGTGGCGGACTCAACCACCAGGTCATCGGTGGTCACCGTTCCGCTGACCACGGCCTCGCCCAGGCCCCATGCGGCGCTGATCGCCGTCTGGTCGCGCCGGCCGTTGGCGGGGTTGGCGGTGAACATGACGCCGGCGGCGTCGGCTTCCACCATCTGCTGGACGACGACGGCGAGCCGCACCTGCCCGGGCTGCACACCTTCGCGGGTGCGGTAGGCCATGGCGCGCGCCGTCCAGAGGGAGGCCCAGCAGTCGGTCACGGCTTGGGCCAGGGCGTCCTGGCCGCGGAGGTTCAGGTAGGTTTCCTGCTGCCCGGCGAAACTGGCCGACGGCAGGTCCTCGGCGGTGGCGGAAGAACGCACAGACACGGACGTCCCGCTGCCCAGGCGTTGGTAGGCGGTGGCGAGTTCGGCTTTGATGGCCGGTGGCATGGTGCCTTTGCCGAACAGGGCCCGTAGCTGCCCGGAGGCGTGTTCGTAGTCCTCCGGCGAGGCGTCGGGTGGGAGGGAGGCCAGTTCCCGGATGGCCGCATCGAGGTTGTTCCCGGTGACGAATTCCGAGTAGGCGGCGGTGGTGAGGACGAACCCGGGCGGGACCGGCAGGCCGGCCTGGATGAGGCCGCCGAGGCCCACCGCCTTGCCGCCGGCTGTGCCGAGGTCGTCCAGGCCCACGTCGCCCAAGTCTTTGACGTAGGTCATGACTGTGTCCCCCTGCCGCGCATCGCCGTCGGCCGTTTCAGACGGCACACCCGCCTGCGTCCCGGGAGCCGTCCTCCTGCAATTGACATGTTCCAGCCTGTGCCGCGGCGCCGGGACCCAGCTAGGGCCTAACGGCCTTCCGGAAGCGTCCGCATACCCCTAATCGCGGTGTTGCCACGGCGCCCGCCATTAGGTATCCCCGCGTATTGACTGCCTGTAGCCGGAGGCATACTTTCGGCCTTGTCGGGGCCGGACATCCGTAATCCGCGGAATGTGGCGCCGTCGCATGCACATGCCAGGGAGGAAAGACCATGCCGAAGTATTTGTTTGAAGCAACGTACGTGGGCCAGGGGATCAAGGGGCTGATGCAGGAAGGCGGTACCAAGCGGCGTGATGCCCTGGCGGAGGCCTTGAAGTCCGTGGGCGGCTCGCTGGAGAGCTTTTATTACGCGTTTGGCTACTATGACGTCCTTGGCGTGTTCGAGGCGCCGGACGATGCAAGTGCCGCGGCACTGTCGCTGCTGATCAATTCGACCGGGAACGTCAACGTCCGCCTGAAGCCGCTCCTCACCGTGGAAGACCTGGACGAAGCAGCCAAGAAGACGCCGTCGTACCGGGCCCCGGGACAATAGGCGGGTTTGCAGCTTTGCAGTGGGCCGGCGTCGGGGAATTTACGACGGCGGCCCGCCGGCTTGGGCGTTCCACCCAGCTTGGGCGTGCCAGCGTGCAGTGTGGGGCCTAGGGCAGGGCCGGATGGCCGAAGGAGGGACGCTGGCCGGAGCGGTAGGCGGAGTCGATGATGGGTTCGAGTTCGTCGAGCACGGTGTGGTTTCCGGGGAGAACCACATGGGCCAGGAATTCCGATTCAAGCGTGGCAATGCCGGCTGCCGCCGCCCCGAGTTTGGCGTCGATGGCCAGCGCCAGGGCATGCCAGGATTTGCGGTTGACGCGTTCCAGGACCTTGGCGTTCGCTTCGTGGAGCCGGCTGTCCGCGATGTCCCCGCGGATGGCCAGGGCGCCTTCTGACTGCAGCAACTGCATGACGATCCGGAACTGCCTGCCATCGCCCTTGAAGGCGACGGCGCCCAGGCTTCCCCGCTGGCTGAAGATGATGTCCGTTGCCCCGTAGTTCTCGAGCGCCTGCCTGATGTGTTTCCGGGAAACCTCGCTGCTGTAGGAGTCACCCCGGGTGTAAGGACCTGTCATCTTCTAACTATGCGCCCTTTTGGCAGCGTGCGCGTACGCGCACCACGGCAGGTGGGGCTATTCCGCGGTGCCAAAGACTTCTGCGACCAGCGGAGCGCCCACGGTGTGGACCGCAGGTAGGATCGGAGGATTGCCGCGGGGGTCGGCAATACGTTTGGGGGAACACCGTGATGCATCTGCCGCTCCGCCGTGCCGCAGGCGCGGCCTTTTCTGCCGGGACGGCACTGCTGGCCAGCGCTTCGCTCATGCTGGGATCCGCCGTCGTAGCCGCCCCCGCGTCCGCGGCCGATCCGAAGGTGATTGGCGCCGTCGGCCAGCCGCTGGGTATTGCGTCCGGCCCGGACGGCACGCTGTACGTCAGCGACTACAACTGGGCGGGCAGCGTCAACGTCTACAGGCCGGGGGAGACGGTGCCGTCCCGCACCATCACCACCGGGCACTTCCCCGCCTCGCTGGCCGTAACGCCGGACGGGACGCTGTACGTGGCGCAGAGCGATGGTGCGCAGTCAGAAATCGGCGTGGTGGCACCGGGCACGGACGAAGTCTCGCTGGTGATGAAGGTTCCTGCCGGCACGCGGTGGCTGGCCGTGGGGCCGGAGGGATCGCTCTACGTGGTCAATTCGGACCAGAACTCGGTGTCGGTGGTGAAGCCGGGCGATGCGTGGGTGCAGCGGATCATCCAGGCCGGGCCGTATCCGGTGAAGGTCGCACTGGCCAGGGACGGGACGGCCTATGCCACCAACCAGCTGGCCGGCACCGTCACCGTGGTTCCGGCCGGTGCGCCGTGGCCGTCGCACACGATTGATGTGGGTGCCAGGGCCGAGCCGCACGGGATCGCCGCGGCGCCGGACGGGACCGTCTATGTGGCCAACATCCTCACCAACGATGTTGCGGTGATCGAGCCCGGCGGCACAACGGTGGAGCGGCGGATTCCCGTGGGCACTGCGCCTCAGGAGGTGCTGGCCGCTGCCGACGGGACCGTGTACGTGACCAACAGCCTGGACGATACCGTGTCCGTCATTCCCGCCGGGGCGGCGGCTGCCGCGCGTACCATCGCCACCGGGGACGATCCTGCCCGGATGGTGCAGCGGAGCGACGGGTCCGTGGTGGTGGTCAACAGGAAAGGCAGGTCACTGACCGTTCTCGACGGCGGACAGGCCACCGGAGCGGCGCCCACCACGGGTGGGGGAGAGCCGGCAGCAGCAGCCGACGGCGGCGCATCAGATGGTGCCGGGTCAGATGGTGCCGGGTCGGAAGGTGCCGGGTCAGAAGGTGCCGACATCGCCCAGGGATCCTTCGATGTGGCAGTTCCGGCCGTCGCCGCCGGAGCGGGCGCTTTGTTCCTGGGCGGCGCCGTCTTGCTTGTTGTGGTGCTGCGCCGCCGCCGGAAGGTCAGCGGGGCTGACGGCGCCGAGGTGTGGGCGCTGGACTAGCCCAAGCGCTCCGGCTGATGCGCCGGGCAGAGGCGGGTCCCATATTGTTGGGGCCCGCCTCCACATGTCAGCGGCTGGCGCCCAGCGCCGCCCACGCCTTATTGCGGCGTTCAGCAAGATCGCGGCGCGCCTCCAAAGCATCCGCAAGGCTGACGGGCACAAAACGGGTCGCCGTTCCGGGAGCCGCCCTGGCAACCAGATCCATGTCGGCGCTGATCACGGTGCCCACCATCGCGTAGCCGCCGCCGGAGACGGCATCGCGGTGCAGGATGATCGGCTGGGTGCCGCCGGGAATCTGGATGGATCCCACGGCATACCCCGCGTCCACGATGTTGGAAGGGTCCGAGCCGGCGCCGAACGGCTGTTCGCGCTCTTTCCATTTCACCCCAGGTCCGGAGTAGCGAAGACCCATCCGGTCGGCCACGGGAGTCACTTTCCACTCCTCGTGGAGGAGATTGCCCAGGCCTTCGTCGGTCAGGCGGTGGTCGTACAACCCCAGCACGATCCGGACTTCCTGCTCCTTGGCGAAAACGGGCCGGTATTCATCCGGGACGCTTTCGGCCTGGGGGAGGCTTCCGCCGTTGAGGGGAGCGCCCACGGGGACAACGTCGCCCGCCTCGAGCTTGCGGCCCTTGAACCCGCCGATCCCGCCCAGGCTGTACGTGGACCGGCTGCCCAACACCTCCGGGACGTCGATGCCGCCCTGGACGGCGATGTAGTAGCGGGTGCCGCCCTGGATCACGCCGAAGGAAAGCTGGTCCCCGGCCTTCAGCAGCAGGCGGCTCCACTGCGGCCGCGGCTCCCCGTTGACCTTCACCTCCACAGGAGCGCCGGTGACGGCGATGACGGCGTCGCTGTCGGTGGTCAGCACCGGGCCCAGGTAGGTGCACTCAAGGACCGCTTCCCGTGCCGTGTTTCCCACCAGGGCGTTTCCCAGTTCGGTGGAGTACTGGTCCATGGAACCGCTTTGCGGTATGCCCACGTTGTAGTGGCCCGTTCGCCCCTGGTCCTGGACCGTGGTGGCCAGGCCCGGGTTTCCGATTTCAAATGCCATTGAGGGCCTCCATGAGTTCACGGTTGTAGCCTTCCGGGTCGGCCAGCGCCCTGGACAGGTCGAACGTCACCGGTGCCTGGCGGTAGCGGAAGGTGCCAGCGGAGATCTCCGCCTGGATGGTGTTGTATTCCGCCTCCGTGACCGGTTTGAACTTTACGATGTCCCCGGGGCGGAAGAACACCATGAAGTCCTTGAAGTCCGCCAAGGCCTGGCCGGGGTCGAAGATGGGGGCGGCGGCCACTCCGAACATCTGGTACCCGCCGGCGCCCCGGACCGAATAGATGCAGCCGAAGCATCCGCCGTGCCCCACGGTCAGCTTGGGGGTGTCGGTCCGCGGGCTCAGGTACTTGGGCACCTCCAGCTGCTTCTCGCGGTCCACCAGCTGGAACAGGAACGGCAGTCCGGCCACGAAGCCCACCATGGACACCAGCCACGGCTGTTCGTGGTGCCGCTGGATGAACTCCGTAGCATCCTTGAGGTGGTTGACCTTAGCCGCGTAATCGATGTCGCTGCCTGCAGGCTCCTGGTGGAACCCTTCACGGAACCGCTGGGCCACTTCCGCGGTGAAGGGGTCCTCGTACCAGACCGGAACCTCGACGATCCGGGTCTCCAGTGCCCGTTCCTGGTGGGACGTCAGGTCCCGCTCGATGTCGCGCACAGCAGTTTCCAGCTGTTCCGGAGGTAGGACGTCGGGGTCGAACCGCACTAGCAGGGATGCGTTGGCCGGGCAGATGTCAACGATTCCCGGAAGCGCGGCGTCGGATAACCTGCCGGCGATGGACATCACCTTGAAGTTCGCGGGCAGGCTCATCGCTTCGGAGACTTCCACGAACAGGAATTCGTCCCCGCCCCAGGTGTAGCGCGCACCCGGGAGGATGGCGGCTTCGGTGGTCATTTTGCCCCCATGAGGTCGGCTGCGGTTTCAATGAACTTGGAGTGGTGGCTGACTTCGGCGAATTCAGGCCGCGCCAGCAGCGCCAGGTGGACGGGGACGGTGGTCTTGACCCCTTCAATGTGTGTTGCCTCCAGCGCCGCCAAGGTGGCCGCGATGGCGGCGTCCCGGTCCGCGGCGTGGACGGCCAGCTTGGCCAGGAGGGAGTCGTAGTAAGGGCTCACCACCGAACCTGCTTCCACCCCGGTGTCCACGCGGATGCCATCACCCGATGGCCAGTCCAGGGACCGGATGGTTCCCGGGCTGGGGAAGAAGTGGTGGCTGGGGTCTTCCGCGTTGATGCGGCATTCGATGGCGTGGCCGCTGAAGTGCACGTCGTCCTGGGAGATGGACATGGATCCGGTGGAGGCAATCAGGAGCTGCTCGCGGACCAGGTCCACGCCGGTGATTTGCTCGGTGATGGGGTGCTCCACCTGGATGCGGGTGTTCATCTCAATGAATGCGGCCTCATGGTTCCCGGGGTCGTACAGGAACTCCACCGTCCCCGCCCCGTGGTACCCGCACTGGCGGGCAAGGGCCACGGAGGACTCCCGGATGGTGGCCCGGACGGCGTCCGGGAGGTTGGGTGCAGGGGCTTCCTCCAGTACCTTCTGCGAACGGCGCTGCATGGAACAGTCGCGGTCGCCGAGGTGGATGAAGTTGGTCCCGTCGCCCAGGACCTGCACCTCCACATGGCGGGCATGCTCCACGAACCGTTCCAGGTAGACGGTGGGGTCGCCGAAGATGGCGGCGGCCTCGCCCCTGGCCATCTCGATGGTTTCCAGCAGATCGCTCTCGTCATGCACGAACCGGATGCCCCGGCCGCCACCGCCGGCGGAGGCCTTCACCACCAGCGGGTACCCAATCGAACGCGCAATGTCGACGGCGTCCGCCTCCGGATCCAAGGGGCCGTCAGACCCCTTGAGCACGGGGACGCCGGCGTTGGCTGCCGCTTCCCGGGCCAGGGATTTGTTGCCCATCATGGAGATGGTGTCCGCGGTGGGGCCCACCCAGGTGAGGCCGGCCTCTGCCACCCTCCTGGCGAAGTCGGCGTTCTCCGACAGGAAACCGTAGCCCGGGTGGACGGCGTCGCACCCCTGCTCGAGGGCCGCAGCGACCAGGGCGTCCTGGTTCAGGTAGCTGGCGGTTGCCTGGGCCGGGCCCACCACCACGTAGTGGTCGGCTGTCCGGGCTGCCAGTGATTCCGCGTCGGGCTCGCTGACCCCCAGGACGGTTTCGATGCCCATGTCGCGGGCAGTCCTGGCGATCCGCACGGCGATCTCGCCGCGGTTTGCGATAAACAGTTTCATGGGCTGCCTTTATCCTTCCCGGATGACGACGATCGAGTCGCCCGGGTTGACCATGTCGCCTTCGTTGACTTCAAAGGATTCCAGGGTCCCGGCGACGTCGGACTGGATCTCGGTGAACTGCTTCATGATTTCCACGATGCCGATGGTCTGGCCGACTTCGATGGTGTCGCCTTCGTTGGCAAAGGGGGGTTTGCCCGGCCCGGGCTTGCGGTAGAAGACTCCGGGAAGGGGTGAAACGATGGTGGCCATGTGCTGCTCGCTTTCAGGAGTGGGCGGATCGGGATGAGTCGAGTGCCTTGCGCACGGCGGAGGCCACGGCGACGGCGTTGGGTGCATCCGAGTGAACGCAGATGCTCTGGAAGGCGATGTTCAGGGGAGTGCCGTCGACGGCGGTCACGGGTTCGCCAGCCACCGCCCGGCTGACGCGTTCCGCGGCGGCGTCCGGGTCGGTGGGCGCGGGCCGTCGCTGGATGAGGAGCTCGCCGCCGGGGCCGTAATTGAGGTCCACATAGAGTTCCGCAACGAAGTCCACGCCCATGGCGCGGCACACGGATTCATGGGCGGTCCCCGCCAGGCCGTAGAACGGAACGCCGAACTGTTTGGCTGTTCCGGCCGCCGCCTGCATAAGGCCTTCGTCTCCGGCGAGCATGCCATAGAGCGCGCCGTGGGGTTTGATGTGGTTCAGGGACAGCCCGTTCTTGGCCAGGAAGGCGGTCAGCGCCCCGGTCTGGTACAGGATGATCGACTCGACCTCCTCCGGGGTGAGCACCATGCGGCGGCGGCCGAACCCCATGGGATCGGGGAGCCCGGGATGGGCGCCCACGGCCACCCCGTGTTCGGCGGCAAGGGCCACCGTCCGGTTCATGACGTCCGGGTCCCCGGCGTGGTAGCCGCAGGCGACGTTGGCGACGTCGATGATTTCCATGAGCGCGGCGTCGTTGCCGAACTCGTGCAGGCCGAAGCCTTCACCCATGTCCGAATTCAGCAGCACCTGGGCAGGCGTGGTTTCCGTCACGTTTTTTTGCATGCAGGCAACGGTACAGAGAGGGCGAGCCTGCAGGAACTGGGCGGATCGCCGAATGTGGCCACCCGGATTATGCTTCTTGCACTAACAAGGAGGGGTTGCCATGCGTGTTGCCGATCTCGTGGCGGATGCTGCGCTGAACATCCGCCTTGCCGTGCCGGGCAGCCCCGGACGCCTGGCCCGGCCCATTGCATGGTGCGCTCCCACGGAGCACATGGACCCCACGCCGTTCCTCAGCGTCAACGCGCTGTTGCTCACCAACGGGATGGGCCTGAACGTCAGGGACTACCGCATCTGGGATGCGTACGTGGAGCGCCTGATGTCCGTTCCCGTTTCGGGTCTGGTTTTCGGCCTCGGCGCAGCGCACCGTGAACTGCCGCCGGGACTGGTGAAGGCCTGCGAAGCCCATGGCCTTCCACTGCTTGAGCTTCCTCCCGAAGTGCCGTTTGTCCAGGTGATGCGGCACGTGGACCAGCTCATCGCCGCCGAACGCTATGCCGAACTGCGCGCCGGGTGGGACCTGGCGGACGAGTGCACCAGGCTGGCGGCGGGTGGCCATTCGCTGGCGCAGGTCCTGGAACGGGTGGCCACCACCATCCGGGCGCGCGTGGCGGTCCTTGACCACAATGGGTTTGAACTCATGTCGGCAGGAACGGCCGCGGGCGGAACGGCACGGACCACCCTGAGCCTGCCCAGCGGCGGAATCCTCCGGTTCAGGCTGGCCATCGAAGGAATCAAGAGCAGCCTGGTGCTCCAGCCGCTGTTGGGCCCGGTGGCTGCGGTGATCGCCATGCAGCTGAGCTACACCCTTGGGTCCCGGTCGCCCCTGCATTCACGGGAAGCCGCCCGGTTCATCGAGGCGCTCTACGAGGCCAGGGGGACACCGGCCCCGGCCTTGCGGCGCTACGCCGCGGAGGCCGGGTTCGAGCCGGACGGGGCGTGGGGCTCCGTGCTGATCGGCGGCGCAGGGGAAGTTGCGCCGGCCAAGCTGCGGACCATCGCCTGGCGGGTCCGGGTGGGTCTGCAGGCCGAATTTGGGACCGTGCGGTTCATGGAGGAAGCCGGGCTCACCACGGTCCTGGTGCAGCGCCGGGAAGCGGGGATGGAGCTCATGGAAGCCGTCCAAAAGTCTTTCCAGGAGGCGCCGGAATTGTCCGCCGTCGTCTCTGGGTGCGGGAACCTGGACGAACTTCCGCTGGTGCTGCAGCTGGCCCGCCGCCGGATGGGTGAGCCGGGGCTCCATCGGGCGCCGGTCGCTGACCTGGCCGGTGTGGTGGAGGGCCTGCCTGGCGCCGGGCTGGTGGCGATGTCCCGGCGCCTCCTGGCGCCGTTGATGTCCGACGGCGGCACGGCCTTGCGCGAAACGCTTGACGCGTACCTGCGGTACAGCGGGAATACCCGCGAAACCTGCAGTGAGCTCTTCATCCACCGCAACACCCTGACATACAGGTTGCGCAAGATCGAGGAGCTTCTGCGGGTTGACCTCGCTGACGGCGAAGTGCGGGCCACCTGCCTGCTGGCACTGCGGATCGTCGCCGCCGGCACCTAGTCCGCGAACCCTGAATCACTGAAACCTAGTTGGCGGCCATCTCGGCGGCCGCCCTGGCGGCGCTGCTTTCGCGGACGTACAGGGTGGGTTCCAGTTGTACGGGGTCGGGCTTTTCGCCCCTGAGCACGGCCTGGATGAGCTGCACCGCCGTCCGTCCAATGTCCGCCATGGGGGAGTGGACCGAGGTCAGCGGAATGGGAAGTTCGGCGGCCAGGGAGGTGTCGTTGTAGCCCACCACGGCCACGTCCTGTCCTACGGTGAGGCCGCGGGCGCGGAGGGCTCCCATCGCGCCGATGGCGGCGAAATCGTTAACCGCGAAGATGGCGGTGGGGCGCGGCCGGCCGCTGGCGAGGATCTTTTCCCCGGCCTCCCGGCCGCCGGCGGTATCGAACCTGGACCACACCACGTCGTCGTCGGAAATGGTGCCGCCCAGGGACCGCCACCGGTCCAGGAAGCCTGCTGTGCGGTCGACGGCGGTGCTTGCGTAGGGCTCGCCGGCAATGACCGCCACCTGCCGGTGGCCCATCTCCCACAGGTGGCTGGCGACGAGTTCGCCGCCCACGACGTCGTCGCAGGTGGCGGACGGGTAGCCCGTCACCCGGCGGTTAATCAGCACGAACGGGACCTTCCGGTCCGTCAGTTCCTGCAGGAGGCCGCCGTCGAGATGGGCGTCGCCAATGATGAGGCCGTCCACCCGCCGCGCCAGCATGAGGTCGATCTTCCGCCGTTGTTCGTCCGGGTCATCGCGGGAGTTCATGACGAACGCGGAATACCCCACCTCGGCTGAGGCCTCGTCGATGCCCTCGTACATGATGGCCAGGACCAGGTCCGAAAGCCGGGGGACGATGACGCCCAGCAGTTTGGTCCGCCGCGTGCGGAGGCTGGCGGCCTGCGGGTCGGGGGAGTAGCCCAGCTTGCGGGCCAGTTCACGGACGCGTTCGGCGGTGGCGGCCGAGGCCGCTCCCTTGGCCACGTCGGAACCGGAATGCAGGACCCTGGAGACAGTGGACGGATGGACGCCCAGCTCCCTGGCCAAATCCTTCAGCGTGACCGTTCCGCTGCCGTCGGCCTTTTCTTTCATGTCCCTCTCCTGCCCACCGGGGCCACTGTAGCCCAGGTCTGCCCGGGCTGTCCGGAAGGGCGCCAAGGCAGCCCTTGACGTGACCCGCTTCACATCCTATAGTCGTTCATCAACGCTACCCAAACGTTTGGGTAGATCACCCACAAAAAATTTTCCGGTGCCCCCACCCCCAGGCGCCGCCCCCGTTTCCAGGCATCTCCCCTTTTTCGTGGACGATCACCCAATCGATTGGGTTGCGGACCGCGCAGCAAACATCCGGAGCTGAAATGACTGTTACCGACTCCCACGTCGTGCTGCTGGCTACTGGAGGCACCATCTCGTCGCGTTCTTCCGAGGCCGGCGGCGCGGTCGCCTCCGATACCGGCGAGCAGGTGTTCAAAGCCCTCGGCTCGCGTGTCTCTCACCCCGTCCGGGTGCTGGACGTGTTCCAGAAGGGGTCCTACCTCCTGACGTTCGACGACATGCTGAGGATCTGCGCCACCATCCAGGACGTCCTTAAGGACCCCAGCGTCCTGGGCGTGGTGGTCACCCACGGCACCGACACCATGGAGGAGACCGCCTACCTCGCGGACCTGACGCACACGGACGAGCGGCCGGTGGTCTTCACCGGCTCGCAGCGGGCCGCCGACTCCGACGCTCCCGACGGGCCGGACAACCTGGCCCGGGCCATCGCCGTCGCCGGTTCGAAGGACGGGCGGGGTAAAGGCGTCATGGTCCACTTTGCGGGCACCATCTTCCCGGCCGCCGGCGTGCGGAAAAGCCAAACTCTCCGGCTGAATGCCTTTGCGAACCCCGATTTCGGGGTACTTGGCCAGGTATCAGCCCAGGGAGAAGTTGCCATGGACGGCAGCGGCGGCAGGTTCGACGCCCTGCCCCTGCCCCAGCCGGGCGGCGGCTCCCCGCGGGTGGACCTGGTTGCCGCCTATCCCGGCGCCGATTCCACCCTGATGCACGCCGCCCTTGAAGCAGGAGCGGAAGGCATCGTCCTGCAAGGAACCGGAAGCGGCAATGCAAACGCCAGCCTCTGCGCAGAGGTGGCCGCCGCCGTCGCGTCCGGCGCCGTGGTGGTCACCAGCACCCGCGTGGACGCGGGACCGGTGGTGCCCATCTACGGGGCCGGCGGCGGTGGCGAAGACCTGCGCGTTGCCGGTGCCATCAGCTCCGGCCACCTCCGGCCGTCACAGTCGCTGATCCTGCTCAGCCTCCTACTCAGGATCAATCCTGACAGGGACCGGATTACCCAAATTTTTGCCCAACGAGGGAGGCCCCCTGAACCCTCCGCCTGACACCCAGAACATCCCGGTTTGAACGAATTGAAAGGAAAATCTCATGGCTAAGGACATTCAAGTCGCCTTCGGCGTGGACGTAGACGCAGTGGCAGGCATGCTCGGCTCCTACGGAGGAGAGGACTCCCCGTGCGACATCAGCCGCGGCCTGTTCAGCGGTGAAGTCGGCGGCCCCCGGCTGATCCGGTTGTTCCAGAAATACAACCTCCCGGCCACCTGGTTCGTGCCGGGCCACTCCATCGAAACCTTCCCCGAACTGACCCAGATGATCGTGGACGCCGGGCACGAGATCGGCGTGCACGGATATTCGCACGAAAACCCGATCGCCATGACCCGGGAGCAGGAGACCGCCATCCTGGACCGCGCGATTGAACTGATCGAAAAGGTATCCGGCCGCCGGCCCACCGGCTACGTTGCACCGTGGTGGGAGTTCTCGCCTGTCACCAACGAGATCCTCCTGGAGCGCGGCATCAAGTACGACCACTCCCTGATGCACCGGGACTTCGAGCCGTACTACGTCCGGGTCGGGGACTCGTGGAAGAAGATCGACTACACCAAGGACGCCCAGACATGGATGGAGCCCCTGGTGCGCGGGCAGGAAACGGACCTGGTGGAAATCCCGGCCAACTGGTACCTAGATGACCTGCCTCCCATGATGTTCATCAAGGCATCCCCGAACTCGCACGGGTTCGTCAACCCCCGCGACATCGAAGAAATGTGGCGGGACCAGTTCGACTGGGTCTACCGCGAAATGGACCAGGCCGTCTTCACCATGACCATTCACCCGGACGTCTCCGGCCGCCCCCAGGTGCTCCTCATGCTCGAGCGGCTCATCGAACACATCAACTCCCATGAGGGCGTCAGCTGGCTGACCTTCGACCAGATCGCCGACTCCTTCCTTTCCCGCAGCCCCCGTAAGGAGAACAAGTCATGACCATCCAAGAACCGGCTGTCGACCTGTCACAGCCCCGCCCGGACGAGAAGCGCCGCTTCCCGGTCTTTACCAAGCGCCACACAACGACCGCAACCGTCCTTGCCTTGCTGGCGTGGACCGTTGCCGTCTTTGACTACGGCTTGTTCGGTACCCTGCTGCCGGCCATGCAGCAGGAATTCGGCTGGTCCGCCACGGAGGCGTACGCCATCAACACGTGGATCGCGGTCGGCACCGCTGTCGTCTGCTTCGGCATCGGTCCCGTCATCGACAGGCTCGGCCGCCGCAAAGGCATGATGACCACCATTGGTGGGACCGCCGTCGTCTCCGGCCTGACGGCACTGATCCCTACGGGCGTGCCTTTCTTCAGCAACGCCATGCTGGTAGTGATTCGTTCGTTCGGTGGACTCGGATTCTCCGAGCAGGCCGTGAACGCCACCTACATGAACGAGGTGTACCAGGTCACAGAGGTGGCCGATAAGCGCAAGCGCCCCGGTTTCCACTACTCCTTCATCCAGGGCGGATGGCCGCTGGGGTTCCTGCTGGCCAGCGCACTCGCCCTGGCTTTCCTGCCCTCCCTGGGCTGGCGCGCCCTGTACCTCATGGCCACGATTCCCGCTGCAGTGATCGTCTGGGTGATCGCCAAGAAGCTCAAGGAAACTCCCCAGTTCGAACTGCACCACAAACTGACCGAGCTCGAAAAGCACGGAAAGACGGAGGAGGCCCACTCCCTGGCCCACGCTTACGGCGTCGAGCACTCCTCGGCAGCCCCGCTCAAGCGCATCTGGGAGCCGCACCTGCGCCGGAACACCATCGTCTTCTCGCTGGCCTGGATCTTCAACTTCTTCGGCATCATGATCTTCAGCATCCTCGGCTCCTCCGTCCTGAAGAACGCCAAGGGCGTTGAACTCTCGGACGCCTTCTGGATGCTGATCGTCATCAACATGCTGGCCTACTTCGGCTACGTCTTCCACGGCTGGCTGGGCGACAAGATC
Protein-coding regions in this window:
- a CDS encoding asparaginase, translated to MTVTDSHVVLLATGGTISSRSSEAGGAVASDTGEQVFKALGSRVSHPVRVLDVFQKGSYLLTFDDMLRICATIQDVLKDPSVLGVVVTHGTDTMEETAYLADLTHTDERPVVFTGSQRAADSDAPDGPDNLARAIAVAGSKDGRGKGVMVHFAGTIFPAAGVRKSQTLRLNAFANPDFGVLGQVSAQGEVAMDGSGGRFDALPLPQPGGGSPRVDLVAAYPGADSTLMHAALEAGAEGIVLQGTGSGNANASLCAEVAAAVASGAVVVTSTRVDAGPVVPIYGAGGGGEDLRVAGAISSGHLRPSQSLILLSLLLRINPDRDRITQIFAQRGRPPEPSA
- a CDS encoding PucR family transcriptional regulator produces the protein MRVADLVADAALNIRLAVPGSPGRLARPIAWCAPTEHMDPTPFLSVNALLLTNGMGLNVRDYRIWDAYVERLMSVPVSGLVFGLGAAHRELPPGLVKACEAHGLPLLELPPEVPFVQVMRHVDQLIAAERYAELRAGWDLADECTRLAAGGHSLAQVLERVATTIRARVAVLDHNGFELMSAGTAAGGTARTTLSLPSGGILRFRLAIEGIKSSLVLQPLLGPVAAVIAMQLSYTLGSRSPLHSREAARFIEALYEARGTPAPALRRYAAEAGFEPDGAWGSVLIGGAGEVAPAKLRTIAWRVRVGLQAEFGTVRFMEEAGLTTVLVQRREAGMELMEAVQKSFQEAPELSAVVSGCGNLDELPLVLQLARRRMGEPGLHRAPVADLAGVVEGLPGAGLVAMSRRLLAPLMSDGGTALRETLDAYLRYSGNTRETCSELFIHRNTLTYRLRKIEELLRVDLADGEVRATCLLALRIVAAGT
- a CDS encoding LacI family DNA-binding transcriptional regulator, with translation MKEKADGSGTVTLKDLARELGVHPSTVSRVLHSGSDVAKGAASAATAERVRELARKLGYSPDPQAASLRTRRTKLLGVIVPRLSDLVLAIMYEGIDEASAEVGYSAFVMNSRDDPDEQRRKIDLMLARRVDGLIIGDAHLDGGLLQELTDRKVPFVLINRRVTGYPSATCDDVVGGELVASHLWEMGHRQVAVIAGEPYASTAVDRTAGFLDRWRSLGGTISDDDVVWSRFDTAGGREAGEKILASGRPRPTAIFAVNDFAAIGAMGALRARGLTVGQDVAVVGYNDTSLAAELPIPLTSVHSPMADIGRTAVQLIQAVLRGEKPDPVQLEPTLYVRESSAARAAAEMAAN
- a CDS encoding MFS transporter; this encodes MTIQEPAVDLSQPRPDEKRRFPVFTKRHTTTATVLALLAWTVAVFDYGLFGTLLPAMQQEFGWSATEAYAINTWIAVGTAVVCFGIGPVIDRLGRRKGMMTTIGGTAVVSGLTALIPTGVPFFSNAMLVVIRSFGGLGFSEQAVNATYMNEVYQVTEVADKRKRPGFHYSFIQGGWPLGFLLASALALAFLPSLGWRALYLMATIPAAVIVWVIAKKLKETPQFELHHKLTELEKHGKTEEAHSLAHAYGVEHSSAAPLKRIWEPHLRRNTIVFSLAWIFNFFGIMIFSILGSSVLKNAKGVELSDAFWMLIVINMLAYFGYVFHGWLGDKIGRKRTIIGGWILSGISFTIMLSPIATSPFMIILTYGAGLFFLVGPYAAIQYFMAECYPVSCRATGTSFIGAMSQPGVILGGALFTAAAAGAGTGPAALWVGAVGTLFSGLLMIAAKPPAEALLEDHPHDVA
- a CDS encoding polysaccharide deacetylase, with the protein product MAKDIQVAFGVDVDAVAGMLGSYGGEDSPCDISRGLFSGEVGGPRLIRLFQKYNLPATWFVPGHSIETFPELTQMIVDAGHEIGVHGYSHENPIAMTREQETAILDRAIELIEKVSGRRPTGYVAPWWEFSPVTNEILLERGIKYDHSLMHRDFEPYYVRVGDSWKKIDYTKDAQTWMEPLVRGQETDLVEIPANWYLDDLPPMMFIKASPNSHGFVNPRDIEEMWRDQFDWVYREMDQAVFTMTIHPDVSGRPQVLLMLERLIEHINSHEGVSWLTFDQIADSFLSRSPRKENKS